The genomic window TCACCGTTCGCCCGACATAGAACGTAGCGAGACCCAATAATATCGGCGTCAGGAGCCTTAGGCCGTCGGTAAAGTCTGTGCTGCCTAAGAGCATCTTTACAGGTTCTTTCACGATACATCTTGCCATGTCCCAGAGAACTAGCACTGGTAGGATTACGTTCAAGAGGAGCAGGACGAAAAAAGTCCCAATAAAGCTGATAGGCGTGACTAATACCGCGATAGCAATCCCTAATATGACAAATAACCAGTCGAGATAAGCACTACCACCGACTAATACAGGCACCACACCACCTAAACCTGTCACCAAAGCATAACCACCAATGGACCTTTTCCAACTCCGCTCCTTGTTATTTCCAAAAAACGAATCAAACAACGGCGGCAGAAATATACAAAGCACAATAGTGAATAGACTTCCGTACACTGCTATCATCTTATTCCTTGGTCCAACGGGCCGGGAGATCACCTGACGGGTTTTAGGGCAGGTGCATCTGCTTGGTTATGCGTCATTTTTCTTATCATGTCGACTTCCTTTAAGTACGCCGACAACCTAGCCACTTGGACGCTCACATGGGCAGTCCAAGTTTCTTTTTGATTTGGTTTAAAATCAATTGCCACCCATAAAAGCTGGTCTTCTTTTCGGTTTGACCACATCGCAACATATCTTGCCGGTGGCTTTTTTGCTATTTCCCACTTGCCTGTTCTTGGGTTGTTTGTGTTCCACGCGAATTGATTCAGGCATTCAATTGGATCATAGAATTTTCCGAATCCCCTCTTTGTCATTTCCTTGTTGAAAAACTCAGTAAGATCCGCTGCTGGGAAAGCGGTGGATACTCGATAAGTCGTTGCTTTAGCTCCTTTTGCCGGTTTGTCTTGGTGTATTTTTAGATTCGTGGCCCCAGGGTAAATCGGAAGGGAAAAATTAGGGAAATCAACGGCGTCAGCATGGGTACTGGGGTCAGGCTCGACATTCGGACAATTCAATCCGCTCAAATATCCAAAAGTCGAGCCTGACCCCGCTCATCTCTGTTCTGGCGAAAAAGGAAAAACTTGCCCGCCGACGCTAACACCAGGACCGGCAACCAAACCCATTTCATCTCGTTGGACAGAATGCCGAATGCTCTCCATGTCAAGAAAGCCCTTGGGCTAATTGGCGAAACGGAAATTGGCGTCGTCCAGAAGAAATAACGGTGGTCAATGAATGGCGCCAATAAGGCAATGCCCAGCCCGCCATTGGTAAAGGCATCGAGAACGCCGTGGGAGGCGGTTGCTAGAGAAAAGTAAATCGAGTAAAACCACCAGTCGTTCCGCGATGCCTCGCCTTTTCGAAGGATGACCGCGGTGACCGTTAGTCCGACCATGCAGGCAAAAAAAAGTGAATGAAAGAAACCGCGGTGTCCGAAGAAGTGGCTGTAAGGGATGCCAATTTTAAGACCTATACCATCGACGTCAGGAAGAATTGCGCAAAAGACGGATAAGAGCCAGAATTTCTTCGGGAGGGCCCTGTTCGAGATGGCAACCCCGGTCCCGGCTCCGACAATTGCATGAGTGATGATCGTTGGCAAATGGAACTCCTTCTTATTGCAGATCAAGTTATGCGTACTCTTCATGCTCCCAGGTATGTCGTTTCTCTTGTCCAACGGCGCGAGGTGACCGGCGGAGCTCCAGGCTCATCCCAGCTCTCACCAGCCTCATAAGCCGCGGAGACCTGGTCCACCCTCTTGGTTGGCATCTCGTCATCGGCTACAACTTACACAACTGACGGGCGTCCCCTCCGGCCCCCAACTTACACAACTTACGGGCGTCCCCTCCGGCCCCACGTCCCCTCCTGACCCCCTCCAGGCCCATGTTACCTATATAGGCAACCTATACCGATTCCCTATATAAGCAACTTTCGTATTAGAACGGCCTCGACAGCAGAGGGACGTCTGCTCGTTGTTTTTCTGATTACAGTTCAGCCCACTTACGCCACCCTTCAAACTCTTCTCTTTCTCCCCAAGCCTCAATATATGGATTGTTGCCAATGCGTTTAAAAAGGACCTTGGCTGTTTCTTTATCACCAAACTTGCAAGACCATTTACAAAAAACATTTAGATTCCAGCGCGAAGAGGGATAATTTCGTTCAACGTCAAAGAATCCTTGTCTTAATGTCGGCCAGGATAGACGAGGATCACCAGGTGAGGTAACATCAGTGGCAAGTAACAGGGAGCCGACAATCCGCATATAGACGCTTTTGCCTTCACTCTGCGGGGTCAGATTGATAGCATCTTTTGCGAATTGCTGCCATTCTCCTTCTTCTCCATTCCATCTCGGTAAAAGATATATAGTTTTGCTAATGTAAAGAGGGTAATACATTGGCTCGAAGTTTACCGCTTCATGAAAAAGTGCCTCGAAATGTGGCCTCTCCCACCCTTGGGTCCTAGCTATTGTTAAGAGAGCGTTGTAACGCTCAGGACAGTCATCCGCTCCCTCCGGTGGCGTAGTTTCGAGTAGCTTGTATGCCTTTTGGTTGCTTTCAGCAAGAATCCTCCACCCTTCGGCACTTACTGAATCGGCATAGGCTTTTCCACGTACCTCACTTCCAAAATCAAGCCACGCCTCGGCTACAGCAACTCTAGCAGTTATTGAATTCGGCCACTCTTCAAGCCACTTGCTAAGAATGGCGAAATGTTGCTGCCACCCATTAGGAGAGTGATTCTTCGCAGCCAAACCCTCATAAAAAAATTGCAATTTCCAAACACCTTCGGGAAGTCTTTCTTTATTCTTCCTGAAAACTCCGGCAAGCTTTTCAAGCTCATTGTATTTCCCCTGATAAAGCTGGTCTTGAACTGTTTTTTTCAACTGCCGCCTTGCGATGGGGCCATCGACCATCTGTTCAACGGCAATCGAGGTAATGCATGAACCAAATAGAACTAATAATACGAACATGGTGCAAAAAAGTTTTTTCCATATTCTCACTTACATCCTCCTGTTAAAGAAACATTTAAAAAGGGCAGCAGAGGGACGTTATTAATATTTTCACTTTTGGTCTACTTCCGCCAGCAAATGTAAATATATCAACAAGGTTCCCCCCTGCCTCTTGTCTTGTTCAGTTGCTCTCTCATTCCTGCACAACTTACCACTGCCCCCTCTGCTCGTTAATGGGGTACGCTTGTGCTTCGGAGGCACTGGGGTCAGGCTCGACATTCGGACAATTCAATCCGCTTAAATATCCAAAAGTCTAGCCTGACCCCGATTATCCTTTACATTTTCACCGGACATATCAGCTCCCTCCTCATATTATCTTCAGTCAACCGCTTAAGGCTGACCGGCTCGTCCGGTCTAGCTGTCTAGTTGGGTATTACCTTCAAAACTATCATCTTTTGAAATCACCTGACGTGACATCAATGCCTTAGCGTCAAAACCATAAGTATGTTGATCAACCACCGCTGTACCAAAAAAGTACTCTGGGTTATACCAACGGCGATGCTTTGCAACTCCATCAAGTGCAAACCTATAGGATAGTTGGCGTTCTATATCTTGAATTGCTTCAGAGAACATATCTGTGGTTGGCATCCAATCGTATAGATAACGACATTCATCTAGCAATATCATATCCATATACATTGGAGTATCTTTCGCTTGATACATCCAGCGCATGGTTTTTTCAACATTTACATGGTATGGGGTCGCAACCTGCCTGAAAAGAACTTCAAGAATTTGATGGAATAAAACAAGGTCGCAAAATTGGTGAAAACTAAAAATGTCATGCTTTTCATGGATCTGTTTGATTCGCTCAGACCAATAATTTTCCTGCCCATTGCCTTCAGATAGTAGGTATGACAATAACGTCAGATTATCAATTAGGTTCTTCTTATTGCCATTGATGTCTAATTGGGCTAGGAATGAATCAGCAAATTGGGCAAATTCCTCATCTTCATATACAAACTGAGGATAATTCGGGTCTTTACCATTTATCCCTTTATCGAGTGCTGCAATAGTCCACAGTATTGGATGGAGACCTGAATCAACTATTACATCGCCTCCACCACCGTCCTCGTCATTGTCGCTAAAGTGAAACAACTTACTTGTTATCTAATCTGTATCCTTAATGTCAAAAAATTTGCCAAATATAGCATTGTTTTTTGGGAATCTGTTGTACGGGGATATCACACTTGCATGATCCATCAGCAATCGAGTAACGAATTCCCCGTAGTAATGGTCGAGGTCGGCTACGACTTTTTTATGCCATTCGTGGGGATCGAATCCATGTGCTACAGGCCCTTCAATATATCCATATTCAGAGTCTTTACTCTCCAGAAAATCTTTCGGGTAGAGATAACAGGCAACAAGTTTTGCAATCAATGCCCTTCCTGAAGGATCCTGGAGTTCCGTCGGTAGCGAAAAATTAGTTATCAAGACTCCAGGCGAGTTGAGAGAATGCTTGGCAAGAATCTTTGTGAGCGCACTCAGAGTTTTCTGCTTTTTATTACGGCTAGGTAAAGGGCCACAAAAGTCGAGGTATAGGATATCGAACCGTTGCGGAGAGGCTTCGACGAACGCATCCAAGCCGCCATTAACTAGTTTAATAAACGGAAATTCGGAATCTAGTGCAGAGATGACTGCCTCTGAATATGTTGAGTTTTCTGATTCAAATGCCCATATGTTTTCTGGCAAGACGCCTGCCTCGCAAAACACTCTAAGGTCATTTTCAGGATTAGGACCCGATAGATAGGCTACCTTTAGGTTAGCAGGTGTTCTTGCCTGAATTATTGAGTCGTAAAAGGACTCCCATCTGGCAATGGTTTCGTCAGAAAGCTCGCTGGCTACTCGTGCGTCATAGCGGTTGTCATTCCTCAAGATATGGTTTCTTACTTCGCGCACATAAGAACGACGGGCTAGAGTAGACTCAGTTCGACCTTTTGTGAGGGCAGCTATTGCGTTATCTATGACGATGCGTCTGGCCTTGTTCTTAACCGGCTCGGTATAGGACGTCATCTATTTACCTCAAGCAAGCCCGCGGAAATTTCGCGCGGTTTGTATTCGAGTTAGCGTGGCCAACGGGCTGCTGGTGAGCGGCGGAGCGGCTTCACTCCCACAAACTTTGCCCACTTCCACTGTCCCGCGAAGACAGTCTCCGCCTGTTTTGGTTGGACACTTTCTTCAATGTCTGCGCCACGTTGAAGGGGGGCTGTCACCCTCCAGCTGTCGTATTGTTGTATGTCAGGTAGACAGGGATATCTATAGCGAATTTTATTCCATCGTCTCGTGTCATAAATAATGCCATTCGGTTGTTACCTTCAGGCAGCTTCCTTTCTCCTAATTCGAGTGAACTTGTTGAATTTATTTGCTTTGCAACTTTTTCATACTCGTAAATTAAGTTCTGAGAGGGTTGACCTATCGATGTGTAAAGTCGCAAAATCTCACGGCTTGGCAAGATCCATTGCAACAATGGGCGTTGCTCCCTTGGTTTGTCAGCGTCATTTCCATTACTGATTGTGAGGGTAAAAACTCTCATGTTGCCTTCGCCAGGAACACCTTGCCAAGCTACTGCGGAAGTGTTTTCCTGGCTCTCGGGCTCAGCTCTCAAGCAAAACTGCGGGAAAAGGACACAATAGAGGATTTTTTCTTTGTCAGGGGCAACAGGTCTGCGCCATCGGTCAAGGCTTCTGTCCTTTCCTGCCTCTGCAAGTTGTTCTTTAACCTCTTCTACGAATTGTGTTGTAAGGCCAATTTGACAAACACCAGATCCATGAAAACTAATTTTGAATTGCCCTGCGTTAGTTCTTACGGCTAGGAAGATATCGTTCGATTTGGTCCATAGGCGCCAGACAGATGACCGGATTGTAGTTTTCTGTCCGACTGCGAACCGGTAGGTGTTATCTTCTGCCATTTTTTCCCTTTAGTTTTGGTTCCAACGGCTCGGGAGAACAGCGGCGAAGGCTGCTGCTTCTGCCTAGTTGGGACTTCTTAGCCCTGAATTCTCAATATATCAATGCCTGGCAACCAGAGCTTCCCTTGTTAGACGGCGCGGTTTGCATGGATGCGTACGATCCTAGATATGTCTTCCGGGCTGATACCACGACGATGGATCTTCCACCACAAAAACGGATTTCTGGTGGATGGATCGCCGATAAGGATACCGTTCGGCTTCAGGACGAACACGCCTATTGGCGGCACCTCCAGCCGCCAATACCAATCACCCCGAGTTTCGCTGTATGAAAGCTCTGCCGAGACTTTCCCAAGCTTAAGCTGATATCGCTGTGATTCCTGAATAAATGAGCGCATAGTGGGAAGAACACGAAATATAACTAGCCCAAACGCTTGTTCGTGGTCTTGCTCAGTAAAAGGCGCAATGTTGCTACCGAAAATCGCGTTATCGATGACGACGTACTGCCCGTCAAGTTCAGTCTCTAGTGAAAAGTAGATTCGAGTGCGATCACTTCCGCGAACGCGTGCGTTCAGACCGTGCCAAAGAGTAGCCAGTGCGTCCGCCACTTTGGCACCAGCCAGTTCGCCCAGTTTTTTCGCTGCGCCCTTGAAGAACTCGCCGAAATAATCACTGGTCTTGTACGCGGCAATTAATGCCAATCCATATTCGAAAATGAGTTTGAGAGACTCGGGGTCCAGTTGGACTTGTACGACTTCTGCAGGACCGGCGAGTTGAGCTGGTGCTGGCGCTGGCCTGTCGATTTCGGCTTGAAGTCCTAATGCCGCAATGGACTTCTGGAAAGTCATTACTTCTACATCGTCTGAGTTTTTAATTGTAAGTTTCATGATTACTGATCGCTCCGTCCAACGGGGCTGCGCTTGACCTGACGTGCGGCTTAGCCGCACGATCATGGTCTTAGCGCTGGTTAGGCATCCGTCCCGGCAAATTCATCCCACTCTCTGACAGACAGCAGAGGGACGTTGTTAATATTTTCACTTTTGCTCTACTTCCGCCACCAAATGTAAATATATCAACAACGTCCCCCCACTGCCAGAGTTTGCTCCGCCCTTGGAGTCCGCTTGGTTGCGCAACCTCGCCATTAATCCTCACGTCTCGCACCATCCTCAGGCCAACGTGGTGGGGGCGCACCACCGGCGCAGGCTTCATCGCGCCGGCTGCGTGCCGCCTCCTGTTTGTACGTTGTCGATCCTGAATGCAGCATCAACTCCACGTTTCAAGTTTTCGGAGACCTTGTGCGACGGAGACGTCCATTTCATCCGATACGTTTTCGCGTCTTTTATTGACTCTAGAATCTCTTTGCGCATCGGTGCGAATGGCTTCTGATTAGCCTGGACTCCGAGAGATGACACGTGGACATCAATCAGGTTTTCAACAAATTCTTCTGCCTTTTCTTTCTGGTTTGTCTTCAGAAATTCTGCCACTTTTATGTCCGTCGAAAGAGTTATCAGGTTACCGCTCATTTCTTGCTGGAGGAGCAAGTCTGTGGCGTTATTACAGCCAGTACGGTACCCGACGCCCCCGGCGATCGCCATGCCAACAAGGGCCATTGATATCATGACCAACGTCTTTTTCATTCTTTCCTCGTCCAACGGTTCGTGGTGCCTGCAGAGCATCCCATCTTCGGTCTCCGGCTTGAGGCCCTCCCCCACTGCGGAGTCGGGCTTACGCACATTGTTGGGACTTCATTCACTTCAGCACGACAACAGCCAGTGACAAAACCACACCTGAACATGGGTGAGCATGGGGGGCAGGTCTTTACTCTTGCTCTATTTACTCCATCTTGGCCGAAATATTAGTTCGGATCGTCAACGATTAATCAAGAATAAAGACCTGCCCCTCATGCCCCGGTCTTGCCGATGGTTAGCTTACAAACTCATTTGTCTAAGTCAGCCAGCCACTCCTCTTTTTCAGGTTCTGGCTGTATAAAAGCAGCAGTATCGTTATGCTGCTTCGAAAGATTCTTCCTCTTTAGCAAAAAGATAACCGCTCCTAACGGCAAAGATATGCTTATAACCCATGCCCCATAAAGAGGAGCAAATGCACCTGCTCCTAGAAACAGCACAGCCACAGGGTTTATTGACCATTGACCAGTCGTCCAATCTACTGAAAATTTTGCCAATCCGAACATTACAAATATTATCCAAAGCCACTTTCTATTTTCTATTTTGGTTCTGAAGCACTGTATTAGAGCGTACAGGGTAAATAGTGGAATAAGAATGGCTAATAAAAGCACTGAATACTGTAGAGGGCTCTTACCTACTAGCCTAAATTTGTTGAGATTTTTTAAAGAATCTGTGATCGGATTGACATTAAAACCAACAATGGTCGAGACTCCGCCTTTCTTCTGAGTCGCAACGTTAATCAGCAGCCACTTAGCCTTGAACTGGTACTCAAAAGTTATGTTTGTTGTAGTAGTTTCTGGTCCATTGGGACCATGAAAGGTGTTTACCTGTGCTCCTACCACTTTTATAGATTCAGGCTGTTGCGCAGGAATCATCTGCGCCATCTTATCCATCTTGTTACGAATGTCAGCGGTTTTGACGCTTGGGTCAAGGTCCTTTTCGATTTCCTCGAACCTATTCTCTCTAAGGAGATCGATATAGCCTTTTGCTGCAGATTCGGCCTCGGGTGGCGTCATTTTTTTAATCATGCTCGCTTGATCACAGCCAGCAAGGAGCATTGTCATTACGACGGCAATTAAACGGAGAAATCGCATTGTTTAATCCTCTCCTGAGGTAACGTCTCAAGGCACCAGCGGCTGAGAGTCAGCGAAGACCGCTGGTGCCGCTGGTTGGCATAAAAGGGGGACACGTATAAGATCATAAGTTTTGAGAAGTCCATCCGCAAAGGTCCATAAGCGGTTATAGGCCCTCCCCCTACTCTTCTCCTTTTCTCTCTTACCCCTTAGGCAAGGCCGCCTGCTTGTTCACCAAGGCGGTGAGATCGACTCCCGGCAACACCCGGCTCAACTGGCCCATCAAACCGTCGCCTGCATTTCCGCCGCCGGTGACAAGGACGTCGGGGACGATCTTGATCTTTCCTTCCTGTATGGCGGCGGCTACCAACTCGACGATCTTGATCTGCTTGATGGCTTCTTCGCCGATCGCTTCCTGCTGCTTGTTGTAGGCCTGGGCGGTGGCTTCACCGATGGCGGCGATCTTGGACGCCTCGCCGTCGCCTATCGCCTTCAAGCGCTTTCCTTCCCCTGCACCTTCCAGCGCCTTGGACTCGGCGTTGCCTTCGGCCAACGTGATCATCTCGGCCTTCTTCTGGGTGGCGACCTTCACGGCGATCTCGGAGGCTACAAGGGTCGGCTGCTGATCGGCGGTGGCGCGCATCTTCTCCATCTCGGTACGCTCCGCCTGGGACTTCTGCTCCATCTTGTACATCTCCTGCTGCTGCTCGGCGATGATCCTCTTGGTCTGGGTCTGCATCAGATCCTCGGGAAGCTTGATCTGGCAGATCAGCACGGATACGCACTCGACGTGATACTTCTCCAAGTCGACCCGGGCCCTGGTTTCCGCCTTGGCCTGCTCTTCGGAACGGCTCTGCAGGAAGTTCATCGCGGAGGCGGTGGAAGCCTGGTTTCGGAAGGAGGAGTCGATCATCGGGTGTATTACGTGCTGGATGAGGTTGTCGATGGAGCCGACCTTCGCCACCATGTACGGTGCCTGGTCCGGACGGACGCGGATGACCACCTTGACGGAGACCTGGATCGGGAAGCCGTCCTTGGAAATGACGGTCAACTGGTCGAAACGGGTGTCTTCCTGATCATCCCAATCTATGGTGATGTTGGTGGTGTCGATGATGTACGCCATGAAGGCGCGACGGTTGAGGTAGTAGCGGCCCGGTCCGGCGACTTCCTCCTGGATGCCGCGGAATCCCTTCGGGACGACGTACTTCTCCTTCCCCTCTTCTTCGGAGGCGCCGGTCTGTGACGAGCCGAGACGTTTCTTCATCTCCTCGGTCGGGTCTTCCCCCACGTTGGAGACGATGACACCGACCTGCCCGCGCTCGACCACGGCAACGTCGTCGATGGCGACGCTGAACATGAGCGGGTTGATGTAATAGGTTCCCGGACGCAACACGTCCAGTTGCGGGCCGCGCTGCCCATGTTTGAGCAGGAAGGCCGAACCGTCCTGGTAGTCGTTATGGCCGGTGATCGGGGAGGCGACGTATTCGCGCTCAGGCAACGGAATACCGTCCAGAGCGGTTACGAGGCCGATCTTGTTCGCCTCGACCACCGCCGCAGGCGCGACCTGGATATTGAACAGGTTCAGGTTGATACGGTAGGTACCCGGAAGGAGCACGTCGATCTGGGGCCCCTTTTGTCCGCCGTTTTTGAGGAAGGCCTCGCCGTTTTCGTAGTTGGAGTGTCCCGGTACGCTCTGGGCCAGAAGGCGTCCCATGGGAATGGGTGCGCCGTCCTGGGCGGTGACCATGCCGACCTCCCCTTTCGCGATGATGACGGCCTCGGCCTTGGTCACCTTGAAGAGGTTCGGATGGATGCGGTAGACGCCCGGCGGCAGGATCTCGGTCTGAGGCCCCTTCTGGCCGCCGCTCACGATGAAATCCTGGCCGGACTGGAAGGAGTTGTGCCCGGAGACTACGGAAGCAAAGATGCGTCCGGCGGGGATGGCCGAGCCGTCGGCCGATTCCACCAGGCCGATCTCCCCGTCGCCGATCTTGGTCGCCGAGCTCTTGGTCACCTTGAAGAGGTACGGGTTGATGCGGTAATTGCCGGGAGGGATGATCTCGATCTGCGGACCTTTCTGTCCGCCGTTGTTGATGAAGGCCTCGCCGTTTTGGAATGAGCTGTGCCCTTCCACCGCCTGGGCGAAGATCCTCCCTTCCGGTATGGCGACACCGTCCACCGACTCTACGATGCCGATCTCGAAGTCCTTGATCTCGGTGACGTTCCCCTTGGTCAGCTTGAAGAGATACGGGTTGATGCGGTATTTGCCTGGAGGAAGCACCTCGATCTGCGGCCCCTTCTGGCCGCCGTTTCTGATGAAGGCTTCGCCGTCCTGGAAGGAATTATGACCGGCAACTACTGCGGCGAAAATGCGTCCGGACGGGATCGATGTGCCGTCCACCGATTCGATCAGGCCGACCTCGTTTTCCAGTATCTCGGTGAAGACACTTTTCGTGGCCTTATAGATGAAAGGGATGAGGAAGTGCAGTCCCGGGCCAAGGGTGCGGGCCTGGATCCCTACCTCGTTCCCGAGGGCCACGACCCGCCCCTGCGGCATCTTGCTGCCGAACCAGCGTCGCTCGATGAGAGCGATCTCGTTGCCGCCGACGATGACCACCGAGTTCCAGAGCAAAATTACGAGGGCTGTGAAGGCAAGAAAGTAGAGATAATGATTACCAAGCCAGATGAAGAGATTTGCGGGGTCGGACATGGTGCCTCCTGGATGTTCAGTGCTTAGACTAGGCTAAAATAAACCCATTAAAAAAGCCGCCAGTGCTGGTGAATAGCACTGGCGGCTGTGAACTGTGACGAACTGCCTCTTCCTATTGTCATGTTGACCTCTTAGCAAGATTTGGAGCGAGAATCTTTATACGCTCTTTTGCACTTGGAGGTCAATGAGAATGAATCAACTTGGAGAAAATCCTGATGGTGGAGGGGCCAAGGCTACGGGGGACAGGCCCCTTCGCGAAGGGGGGAACGCTAGGGCTCGTGCAGCGTTTTAGGAGTCATTGGTGAGCGGGTGTAGCTGGAGAAAGAAGGCGCCCGGTTTGGGGAAAACGGGCGCGTGGGGGGACAAAGCAAAAGAGCCTTCCGGCGGTAACCGGAAGGCTCTTTTTTTATGGTGGCGGTGCAGGGACTTGAACCCCGGACAACACGGATATGAGCCGTGTGCTCTAACCAGCTGAGCTACACCGCCAAGCTCTTATTT from Geomonas ferrireducens includes these protein-coding regions:
- a CDS encoding metal-dependent hydrolase — translated: MPTIITHAIVGAGTGVAISNRALPKKFWLLSVFCAILPDVDGIGLKIGIPYSHFFGHRGFFHSLFFACMVGLTVTAVILRKGEASRNDWWFYSIYFSLATASHGVLDAFTNGGLGIALLAPFIDHRYFFWTTPISVSPISPRAFLTWRAFGILSNEMKWVWLPVLVLASAGKFFLFRQNRDERGQARLLDI
- a CDS encoding class I SAM-dependent methyltransferase yields the protein MTSYTEPVKNKARRIVIDNAIAALTKGRTESTLARRSYVREVRNHILRNDNRYDARVASELSDETIARWESFYDSIIQARTPANLKVAYLSGPNPENDLRVFCEAGVLPENIWAFESENSTYSEAVISALDSEFPFIKLVNGGLDAFVEASPQRFDILYLDFCGPLPSRNKKQKTLSALTKILAKHSLNSPGVLITNFSLPTELQDPSGRALIAKLVACYLYPKDFLESKDSEYGYIEGPVAHGFDPHEWHKKVVADLDHYYGEFVTRLLMDHASVISPYNRFPKNNAIFGKFFDIKDTD
- a CDS encoding DMT family transporter; protein product: MRFLRLIAVVMTMLLAGCDQASMIKKMTPPEAESAAKGYIDLLRENRFEEIEKDLDPSVKTADIRNKMDKMAQMIPAQQPESIKVVGAQVNTFHGPNGPETTTTNITFEYQFKAKWLLINVATQKKGGVSTIVGFNVNPITDSLKNLNKFRLVGKSPLQYSVLLLAILIPLFTLYALIQCFRTKIENRKWLWIIFVMFGLAKFSVDWTTGQWSINPVAVLFLGAGAFAPLYGAWVISISLPLGAVIFLLKRKNLSKQHNDTAAFIQPEPEKEEWLADLDK
- a CDS encoding SPFH domain-containing protein, with amino-acid sequence MSDPANLFIWLGNHYLYFLAFTALVILLWNSVVIVGGNEIALIERRWFGSKMPQGRVVALGNEVGIQARTLGPGLHFLIPFIYKATKSVFTEILENEVGLIESVDGTSIPSGRIFAAVVAGHNSFQDGEAFIRNGGQKGPQIEVLPPGKYRINPYLFKLTKGNVTEIKDFEIGIVESVDGVAIPEGRIFAQAVEGHSSFQNGEAFINNGGQKGPQIEIIPPGNYRINPYLFKVTKSSATKIGDGEIGLVESADGSAIPAGRIFASVVSGHNSFQSGQDFIVSGGQKGPQTEILPPGVYRIHPNLFKVTKAEAVIIAKGEVGMVTAQDGAPIPMGRLLAQSVPGHSNYENGEAFLKNGGQKGPQIDVLLPGTYRINLNLFNIQVAPAAVVEANKIGLVTALDGIPLPEREYVASPITGHNDYQDGSAFLLKHGQRGPQLDVLRPGTYYINPLMFSVAIDDVAVVERGQVGVIVSNVGEDPTEEMKKRLGSSQTGASEEEGKEKYVVPKGFRGIQEEVAGPGRYYLNRRAFMAYIIDTTNITIDWDDQEDTRFDQLTVISKDGFPIQVSVKVVIRVRPDQAPYMVAKVGSIDNLIQHVIHPMIDSSFRNQASTASAMNFLQSRSEEQAKAETRARVDLEKYHVECVSVLICQIKLPEDLMQTQTKRIIAEQQQEMYKMEQKSQAERTEMEKMRATADQQPTLVASEIAVKVATQKKAEMITLAEGNAESKALEGAGEGKRLKAIGDGEASKIAAIGEATAQAYNKQQEAIGEEAIKQIKIVELVAAAIQEGKIKIVPDVLVTGGGNAGDGLMGQLSRVLPGVDLTALVNKQAALPKG